In a genomic window of Hippoglossus stenolepis isolate QCI-W04-F060 chromosome 17, HSTE1.2, whole genome shotgun sequence:
- the LOC118124332 gene encoding tumor necrosis factor receptor superfamily member 6B, translated as MFPPLVPIVLLTLHAALVDCALTFKHTDPSTGTQLVCEGCAPGTYLRAPCKATSRSECAPCPPGSYTELGNYIRKCLRCSVCGRYEVVRTACTAHSNTQCACKEGFYLNKQHDICMRHSACPSGQGVLSKGTSDENTVCHVCSNGTFSDGVSAHHNCTKSQSCDCPRQHLLLRSAPWHDSVCTSCEELRDGASHLREILPAFFVHHSMSVKRLRRLVHHLPSEDGKKQGVTAALQLPELNARVNAWIASAAEKQIRQLPDVLKTIGAESYGERLHSKLQRIDAAMKQLCGAEGNEVDAV; from the exons atgttccCGCCACTGGTCCCCATCGTGCTGCTGACCTTGCACGCGGCCCTCGTGGACTGCGCCCTGACCTTTAAGCATACGGACCCGTCCACGGGCACGCAGCTGGTCTGCGAGGGCTGCGCGCCCGGGACCTACCTGCGTGCGCCCTGCAAGGCGACGAGCAGGAGCGAGTGCGCGCCGTGCCCGCCGGGCTCCTACACGGAGCTGGGGAACTACATCAGGAAGTGTTTACGTTGCAGCGTGTGCGGGCGCTACGAGGTGGTGCGCACGGCCTGCACCGCGCACAGCAACACACAGTGCGCGTGCAAGGAGGGATTCTACCTCAACAAACAGCACGACATCTGCATGCGCCACAGCGCGTGCCCGTCCGGACAGGGAGTGCTGAGCAAAG GTACATCTGACGAGAACACCGTCTGCCACGTCTGTTCCAACGGAACCTTCTCCGACGGCGTCTCTGCTCATCACAACTGCACCAAGTCCCAGAGCTGCGACTGCCCCAGGCAGCACCTGCTGCTGAGGAGCGCCCCCTGGCACGACAGCGTGTGCACGAGCTGCGAAGAGCTCAGAG acGGAGCGAGCCACCTCAGAGAAATCCTCCCGGCTTTCTTCGTCCACCACTCAATGTCCGTCAAGCGGTTGCGTCGGCTCGTACACCACCTCCCCTCCGAGGACGGCAAAAAACAGGGAGTAACGGCAGCACTCCAACTCCCAGAGCTCAACGCCCGCGTCAACGCCTGGATCGCCTCTGCTGCCGAGAAGCAGATTCGTCAGCTTCCGGACGTTCTCAAGACAATCGGCGCAGAGAGCTACGGCGAGAGGCTGCATAGCAAACTGCAGAGGATCGACGCTGCCATGAAGCAGCTGTGTGGAGCCGAGGGGAACGAGGTGGATGCAGTTTAA
- the LOC118124301 gene encoding venom phosphodiesterase 1 — MGSLKDSQRKKKIVIGVLAVSIVSLILGLGLGLGLDLQRCLNKVVPHTSCRSRCYQPYDEVPGCRCDENCIASNSCCHDYHDICKATSELWDCTKLRCGETRLKQSNCHCSDDCVSAGDCCSNYKHVCHGDTTWLQEECDDLSTPTCPAHFKQQPLLLVSLDGLRAEYLQTWGSLIPVLDKLRRCGTSAPYMQPAFPSKTFPNHYTIVTGLYPESNGLIDNSMYDPVFDASFSLSNSEKDNPAWYLGQPIWHTAKYQGLKSGTFFWPGSEVKINGSFPNLYRPYDGKVPFEERVFTVLKWLQLPDEERPDFYTLYLEEPDKSGHSFGPVSGGLIDAIRGVDKIMGQLMNGLKQIGLHRCVNIVIVADHGMEDTSCDRKEVMQDLVGDISSYWVNEGPFGRIRAKNKDAVIDSAGLVANMTCKKPGQKIKPYLKANLPKRLHFANSRRIEDVNVLVEAKWLFERYPGSLTFCSGGTHGYDNDVESMHAMFVSYGPKFQNQTEIEPFSNIELYNLMCDVLQISPTDNNGTHGSMNHLLRQPYYSPAPPAEQSGPAQCPLLSLEPADLLGCSCPALIPNAINSRLNLTAQQKSAAEKKHVMFGRPRMLQPDRSYCLLHQEGFISAYSSDALMPLWSSFTIDKPINSDPLLPVTPNCLRADVRLPESHSPRCDQYEAAGNLTQAFLYPPNLNTTAEQQFDSLLMSNVVPMYPEFKKIWNYFHSSLLMKYASVYNGINVVTGPVFDINYDGQYDSPEQIQQFVSGTNISIPTHYFAVLTSCGDSARPVSSCTGTLQSISFLLPHVHSNSESCRSAEDESHWVEDHMWFHQSRVRDVEWITGLDFYQGSSRPIPELLRMKTRPTAAIQRKQ, encoded by the exons ATGGGTTCGCTGAAGGAttcacagagaaagaagaagatcGTG ATCGGTGTCCTCGCTGTGTCCATCGTGTCTCTGATCCTTGGCCTCGGACTCGGTCTGGGATTGGACCTGCAGAGATGTTTAAACAAag TCGTCCCACACACATCCTGCAGGAGTCGATGCTACCAGCCCTACGACGAGGTCCCAGGATGCAGATGTGATGAGAACTGCATCGCCAGCAACAGCTGCTGCCATGACTACCACGACATCTGCAAAGCCACAT CCGAGCTGTGGGACTGCACCAAGCTGCGATGTGGAGAGACCCGGCTGAAGCAGAGCAACTGTCACTGCTCCGatgactgtgtgtctgcaggagacTGCTGCAGCAACTACAAACATGTCTGCCACG gagacacaACCTGGCTGCAGGAGGAGTGTGACGACCTGTCCACCCCCACATGTCCAGCACA CTTCAAGCAGCAGCCGCTGCTCCTCGTCTCCTTGGACGGCCTGAGGGCTGAGTATCTGCAGACGTGGGGATCGCTCATCCCGGTTCTGGACAAACTCA GACGGTGTGGAACCTCCGCCCCGTACATGCAGCCAGCGTTTCCCAGCAAGACTTTCCCTAATCACTACACCATTGTCACA GGTCTCTACCCGGAGTCAAATGGTCTGATCGACAACAGCATGTACGACCCGGTGTTCGATGCCAGCTTCAGTCTGTCCAACTCAGAGAAAGACAACCCCGCCTGGTACCTGGGACAACCT ATTTGGCATACGGCGAAGTACCAGGGTCTGAAGTCGGGGACGTTCTTCTGGCCTGGATCAGAAGTTAAAATCAACGGCAGCTTCCCAAACCTCTACAGACCGTACGACGG tAAAGTGCCGTTTGAAGAAAGAGTGTTCACTGTGCTGAAGTGGCTGCAGCTGCCTGATGAAGAACG GCCGGATTTCTACACTCTGTATCTGGAGGAGCCGGATAAATCTGGACACAGCTTCGGCCCTGTGAGCGGGGGG CTGATCGACGCCATCCGGGGCGTGGACAAGATCATGGGTCAGCTGATGAACGGCCTCAAGCAGATCGGCCTGCACCGCTGCGTCAACATCGTCATCGTGGCCGATCACG GTATGGAGGACACGAGCTGCGACAGGAAGGAGGTGATGCAGGACCTGGTGGGTGACATCAGTAGCTACTGGGTCAACGAGGGGCCGTTCGGACGCATCAGAGCCAAAAACAAAGACGCAGTCA TCGACTCAGCCGGACTTGTTGCAAACATGACC TGTAAGAAACCAGGGCAAAAGATCAAACCGTACCTGAAGGCCAATCTTCCGAAGCGCCTCCACTTCGCCAACAGCCGTCGCATCGAAGACGTCAACGTCCTGGTGGAAGCAAAATGGCTGTTTGAGAG atATCCTGGATCCCTCACATTCTGCTCCGGTGGAACCCACGGCTATGACAACGATGTCGAGAGCATGCAT GCCATGTTTGTCAGTTATGGACCAAAGTTTCAGAATCAAACAGAAATCGAACCTTTCTCCAACATCGAGCTGTACAATCTCATGTGTG ACGTTCTGCAGATTTCTCCCACCGACAACAACGGGACCCACGGCAGCATGAACCACCTCCTGAGGCAGCCCTACTACTcaccagcgccccctgcagaGCAGAGCGGGCCTGCTCAGTGTCCGCTGCTCAGCCTGGAGCCTGCAGACCTGCTGGGATGCTCCTGTCCTGCTCTG ATCCCAAACGCCATCAACAGTCGTCTGAATCTGACGGCACAACAAA AGTCGGCTGCAGAGAAGAAGCACGTGATGTTCGGTCGTCCTCGGATGCTGCAGCCGGACCGGAGCTACTGCCTCCTGCACCAGGAGGGATTCATCAGCGCCTACAGCTCCGACGCCCTGATGCCTCTGTGGAGCTCCTTCACCATCGACAAGCCG ATCAACTCAGATCCGCTGCTGCCGGTGACACCGAACTGCCTGAGGGCCGACGTCAGACTTCCTGAGTCCCACAGTCCGAGATGTGACCAGTATGAAGCAGCTGGGAATCTGACGCAGGCCTTCCTGTACCCACCTA atcTGAACACGACAGCGGAGCAACAGTTCGATTCCCTCCTGATGAGTAATGTGGTGCCAATGTACCCAGAGTTTAAGA AGATCTGGAACTACTTCCACAGCAGCTTGCTAATGAAATACGCCTCCGTGTACAACGGCATCAACGTGGTGACCGGCCCCGTCTTCGATATCAACTACGACGGCCAGTACGACTCCCCAGAGCAGATCCAGCA GTTTGTGTCTGGAACCAACATCTCCATCCCCACTCATTACTTTGCGGTGCTGACGAGCTGCGGAGACTCGGCCCGCCCGGTGAGCAGCTGCACCGGGACGCTGCAGAGCATCTCCTTCCTGCTGCCGCACGTCCACAGCAACTCGGAGAGCTGCAGA AGTGCAGAGGACGAATCTCATTGGGTGGAAGATCACATGTGGTTCCACCAATCACGGGTCAGAGACGTGGAGTGGATCACAGGACTGGACTTTTACCAGGGCAGCAGTCGACCAATCCCAGAGCTGCTGAGGATGAAGACCCGCCCCACGGCCGCCATtcagagaaaacagtga